In a single window of the Biomphalaria glabrata chromosome 13, xgBioGlab47.1, whole genome shotgun sequence genome:
- the LOC106074336 gene encoding nucleolar pre-ribosomal-associated protein 1-like isoform X3, giving the protein MVLLSDKSKKTVLARLNFGHQNFPPLFKRRNRKDPQDVRSCMVLLTLAFLLDSDNAVITVLVQQKTFLQFVIAGLMYDSKEVVVDTLATLMDKVVKCPGVSKTDKIKLFSEVTLKQICELFNWKGPTGWTAGKKSKSQEELIEADEGDKQVVASVAFNFLTELCCSHKHGINFYDKTVGTGNRTHNQLLAHFLDWLVKKIDEEHIADLVTSILCTCPDLIKSVLNSLSPSFSPRWSDKWSKLMDWLAKLYGSIPDKLLTQPEMLYDANAIVSIATVFCLPPPKVAVILQQSVKHEDIRVRHKVFQVVMALAMKASNIKTELSQRLCADKTNKLRESILDLFTANVFMMLPTINQIFVCVDKVMQKISQNDKKDEEVLDVGEHINVILQVLTLYQHISPTLVSEKPKDLAKLIEMVSQEAADINVNTDRDEDDHEEKPRLLQPQFYLLKLLSGIDAKLLSLGREGMIHKLLSLASHSGQYKNTCVGLICKMLKSVEIFSHHEKELYVWIETALRNTNTEFLKESISFLANSLSTLINNPAPYLDRLLEVIAGLDMTDGNTLETAGSDKNTLNDILAMDMKLLDKKLAAFEPSSIHICDQTLNLYLSPLALVVLDNLESNTKVAGSIKTYISRVFVQLVYTIASPQTLARVLSTCKTTLDGNVLEYIFYWLDNKIWPCKLKPLSAETYGTCSYILMRVFFGQSKLEMSSSTVIDQLTQELKALDTAAKLNVLRQVVFYLTETARRPQSGTVCQKVLIVFTSIAEILIDELAAAEKWDEVTAKKDQSEQSSDMSLLVNELQTAKLNYSHSELSNVSHPMNNAKEEIIEILQNTSINSLIFPKCTQLRDLKNLDNVHKVACLFSKFMNTILMKCKTWTWFASEKELLKTVVFALLASMKEVEKTSDLYTIYLNLLNTVYPMLDLIILSRCITQMLKMPLSDFFEEGSSEETETFRVLCLLLQQWVHLIEIDPSFTSSTIFQQLTQKSHSTKSHNPPSNNCYSCAIRVTFSIEETTSLSPTEFVPLFELLTQCQNSQFLNVVLFVVTHLSSEVVHHIGDTVLYQMLGTQMSLKAGATTELIVACLIENDEEFYLKSEKWMQANASKVFRKKKWNLIRSYLTAFSRFSEKNEEIMKKLKKAALEFLTTDNFDISCKELLHIYQQLSEIIQSKDQHFQAVLAKAMLESIKSHDVPDKCNQFAVLLLSSKFAYLSSDERKKSTHKLLDLLLKHLTHLTSSKTNRHTDTETYILDSLPQLIPDCTDSTLSFLHSYWNKLVTNTLRFMFMNTKLLKVLCQLVPFVYASTTTMTVVNAQTMFQMCVNHTGFMNVMMTKEHTEVKSELVHLLHLLGDKDPSVYETHLSKVLVGSYNATLSETDQRLLDMIKKCQKDSKKFECPSVWGKTAIERHTVSKVLGPTLDKEASVKSILEQIDQRQMQESILHFPLRRTQMSTNVTHAREFKSKPTCYDPNFFLPLFVQILSPDKLVPLRLFVEKGCLSYLLIALSSHDIKCRRLAYHALNDFHDHAEGSRWQERLEVNYVLDLINGSRDQDAQKLPYVIALFFARVVKILLYPADPLYVPLFKFFVAKSEIDLRNIPEFYQLFFSPHLQYKQERNWLLSLLSDGLRETSDYWIYQKKLIFKILFCYYDSSISDFKSQELILKTLQNASQEKFIAVDLVRKHGLMSWLLNVSKGLSRCPDHTELVCDLVHTLWITLATMNYATSSPGTLTKPGDGWRATEVDNDIVEEDVEMQDENKDRKLDKKTKITSGQSANVPTSTKVEMGLVVKCIIWTLRNPSNQSLLKLLEVMNMLLSPDTQVEPTLEWNRKTVCCVSLSSVEASLLLYHAANILQLPRIAVKAAELLKQEGVVPETLLTKVTSRPEITLTKRDHSKTEDVTEADDLNDDSLLNNTVGELTDELFKTEQDADLHKTFSFEEKQKLLYLVCRISNVTRTLQFV; this is encoded by the exons ATGGTCCTGCTAAGTGACAAGTCTAAAAAGACTGTTTTGGCAAGGCTTAACTTTGGGCATCAAAATTTTCCTCCATTGTTTAAACGAAGAAACAGAAAG GATCCCCAAGATGTGAGAAGTTGTATGGTTCTACTAACACTGGCCTTCCTTCTGGACAGTGATAATGCTGTCATTACAGTCTTGGTACAACAGAAAA CTTTTCTACAGTTTGTTATTGCTGGACTGATGTATGATTCTAAAGAAGTGGTAGTAGATACACTGGCTACCTTAATGGATAAG GTTGTTAAATGTCCAGGTGTAAGTAAAACAGATAAAATCAAATTGTTCTCTGAAGTAACTTTGAAGCAGATCTGTGAACTCTTCAACTGGAAAGGCCCCACAGGCTGGACTGCTGgcaaaaaaagtaaaagccAAGAAGAATTG ATTGAAGCTGATGAAGGAGACAAGCAAGTGGTGGCATCTGTGGCATTTAATTTTCTGACAGAACTTTGTTGTTCTCATAAACATGGCATCAATTTCTACGACAAGACTGTAGGAACAGGAAATAG GACTCACAATCAATTGCTAGCTCACTTCTTGGACTGGCTTGTCAAGAAAATAGATGAAGAGCACATAGCTGACTTGGTCACCAGCATTCTCTGTACCTGTCCTGACCTTATTAAATCAGTGTTGAACAGCTTGTCGCCATCCTTCTCTCCTCGCTGGTCAGACAAGTGGAGTAAGCTTATGGACTGGCTGGCTAAA cTTTATGGCTCCATACCAGACAAACTCTTAACTCAGCCTGAGATGCTGTATGATGCCAATGCCATAGTGTCCATAGCAACAGTGTTCTGCCTTCCTCCTCCTAAAGTAGCTGTCATCTTACAACAAAGTGTGAAG cATGAAGATATTCGTGTTCGTCATAAAGTCTTTCAAGTTGTCATGGCCCTTGCTATGAAGGCCAGCAATATAAAAACTGAATTGAGTCAGCGTTTGTGTGCCGATAAAACAAACAAGCTCAGAGAATCAATATTAGATTTATTCACAGCAAATGTGTTTATG ATGTTACCAACAATAAATcagatttttgtgtgtgtggataAGGTGATGCAAAAAATATCTCAGAATGACAAGAAAGATGAAGAAGTCCTAG ATGTTGGTGAACATATCAATGTGATTCTACAAGTGCTGACATTATATCAACACATTTCACCCACTCTGGTATCTGAAAAACCTAAAGATCTTGCAAAGTTAATTGAGATGGTCAGTCAGGAAGCAGCTGACATTAATGTTAATACAGACAGAGATGAGGATGATCATGAAGAAAAACCCAGACTTTTGCAGCCACAATTCTATTTACTTAAACTGCTTTCTGGGATTGATGCCAAACTACTGTCTCTAGGACGTGAG GGTATGATTCACAAACTGCTCTCACTAGCAAGTCATTCAGGTCAATACAAGAACACATGTGTGGGACTGATTTGTAaa ATGTTAAAAAGTGTGGAAATATTTAGTCACCATGAGAAAGAGCTTTATGTCTGGATAGAGACAGctttaagaaatacaaacactGAATTCCTAAAAGAGAGCATCAGTTTCCTGGCCAACAGTTTGTCAACTCTGATCAACAATCCAGCACCATATCTGGACAGGTTGCTTGAGGTGATAGCTGGCCTTGACATGACAGATGGGAATACTTTAGAGACTGCTGGAAGTGACAAAAATACACTTAATG acattctaGCCATGGACATGAAACTTCTAGATAAGAAACTAGCAGCCTTTGAGCCATCTTCCATTCACATATGTGACCAAACCTTGAACCTTTACCTCTCACCTTTGGCCTTGGTAGTTTTAGACAATTTGGAGAGCAACACCAAAG TGGCTGGCAGTATAAAAACCTATATCAGTCGTGTTTTTGTTCAGTTAGTCTACACAATTGCATCACCCCAGACTTTGGCCAGAGTTTTGTCCACATGTAAAACTACTTTGGATGGGAATGTtctagaatatattttctattggCTTGATAATAAG ATTTGGCCTTGTAAACTAAAACCTCTCTCAGCTGAGACGTATGGAACATGCAGTTACATCTTGATGAGAGTTTTCTTTGGTCAGAGCAAACTAGAAATGTCTAGCAGCACTGTTATTGACCAGTTGACTCAAGAGCTGAAAGCACTGGACACTGCAGCTAAACTAAATGTACTGAGACAGGTGGTCTTTTACCTGACTGAGACAGCCAGAAGACCtcaaagt GGAACTGTGTGTCAGAAAGTTTTGATTGTTTTCACATCCATTGCTGAGATTTTGATAGATGAGTTAGCTGCTGCTGAAAAGTGGGATGAAGTGACAGCTAAGAAAGATCAATCTGAGCAAAGCTCAGACATGTCATTGTTAGTCAATGAACTACAAACAGCTAAACTAAACTACAGCCACTCAGAACTCAGCAATGTTAGCCATCCCATGAATAATGCTAAAGAAGAGATTATTGAAATACTACAAAATACTTCTATAAATAGCCTGATATTTCCTAAGTGTACACAACTCAGGGATTTAAAAAATCTTGACAATGTACACAAAGTTGCTTGCTTGTTTTCAAAGTTCATGAATACTATTTTGATGAAATGCAAAACTTGGACTTGGTTTGCATCTGAAAAAGAACTTTTGAAAACTGTTGTGTTTGCTTTGCTGGCCAGCATGAAAGAAGTGGAGAAGACTTCAGACCTATACACAATTTATCTGAACCTATTGAACACAGTGTATCCAATGTTAGATCTGATCATCTTGTCCAGATGTATCACTCAGATGCTTAAGATGCCTTTGTCTGACTTCTTTGAAGAAGGTTCTTCAGAAGAGACAGAAACTTTCAGAGTCCTTTGTCTGCTGTTGCAGCAGTGGGTGCACCTGATTGAAATAGATCCAAGTTTCACCAGTTCTACAATATTTCAGCAACTCACTCAAAAAAGTCACAGCACTAAATCACATAATCCACCAAGCAATAATTGTTACAGCTGTGCCATCCGAGTAACTTTTAGTATTGAGGAGACGACTTCATTGTCGCCTACAGAGTTTGTTCCCTTGTTTGAGCTCTTAACTCAGTGCCAAAACAGCCAGTTTTTAAATGTTGTATTGTTTGTTGTCACTCACCTGTCATCAGAGGTAGTACATCACATAGGGGACACAGTTCTGTATCAAATGTTGGGGACTCAAATGTCACTGAAGGCTGGAGCCACAACAGAACTGATAGTTGCATGTCTCATAGAAAATGATGAAGAGTTCTACCTGAAGTCTGAGAAATGGATGCAAGCCAATGCCAGTAAAGTGTTtaggaaaaagaaatggaactTAATCAGGTCCTATCTTACAGCTTTCAGCAGATTCTCAG agaaaaatgaagagataatgaaaaagttaaaaaaggcTGCACTTGAATTTCTTACAACAGACAATTTTGATATTAGTTGCAAAGAATTGTTACACATCTACCAGCAATTGTCTGAAATTATCCAGTCAAAAG ACCAACATTTCCAGGCGGTCCTGGCCAAAGCTATGTTAGAGTCTATCAAGTCACATGATGTGCCTGACAAATGTAACCAGTTTGCAGTGCTGCTTCTGTCTTCCAAGTTTGCTTACCTGTCAAgtgatgaaagaaaaaaatccacCCATAAGCTGCTGGACCTACTGCTGAAGCATCTGACTCACTTGACTTCATCGAAAAcaaacagacatacagacacagAGACATACATCTTGGATTCACTTCCTCAGCTG ATTCCAGATTGTACAGACAGCACACTTTCATTTCTCCACTCCTACTGGAACAAACTGGTGACTAACACTCTCAG GTTTATGTTCATGAATACCAAATTGCTGAAAGTTCTCTGCCAGTTAGTTCCCTTTGTTTATGCTTCCACTACTACTATGACAGTGGTCAATGCTCAGACCATGTTTCAAATGTGTGTCAACCACACTGGTTTTATGAATGTCATGATGACCAAAGAACACACAGAAGTTAAAA GTGAACTTGTCCATCTCCTACACCTTCTTGGGGACAAAGATCCTTCTGTATATGAAACTCATCTTTCTAAGGTCCTTGTAGGATCATATAATGCAACTTTGTCTGAAACag ATCAGAGACTTCTGGATATGATCAAAAAGTGTCAGAAAGATTCTAAAAAATTTGAGtg CCCATCAGTGTGGGGTAAGACTGCCATAGAGCGACACACTGTATCCAAAGTACTAGGACCAACTCTAGACAAAGAAGCTTCAGTCAAATCTATCCTGGAACAAATAGATCAGAGACAAATGCAGGAATCTATTTTACATTTTCCTCTCCGAAGGACTCAGATG TCCACCAATGTCACACATGCCAGAGAGTTCAAGTCTAAGCCAACATGCTACgaccctaatttttttttacctttgtttGTACAGATTCTCTCACCTG ATAAACTTGTTCCCCTGCGTTTGTTTGTTGAGAAGGGTTGCTTGAGTTACCTCCTCATTGCACTCAGCAGCCATGACATCAAGTGTCGTCGCTTGGCCTATCATGCACTAAATGACTTTCACGATCATGCCGAGGGTTCCAGGTGGCAGGAAAGACTAGAAGTAAATTATGTCTTAGACCTTATCAACGGCAGCAGAGACCAAGATGCTCAGAAATTGCCTTATGTCATAGCCTTGTTCTTTGCCAGGGTGGTGAAGATATTGTTGTATCCAG CTGACCCACTTTATGTTCCTCTATTCAAATTTTTTGTTGCCAAATCTGAGATTGACTTACGGAACATTCCAGAATTTTACCAGCTGTTTTTTAGTCCACATCTTCAG TACAAGCAAGAAAGGAACTGGCTGCTTTCACTTCTCTCTGATGGCTTGAGGGAAACGTCAGACTATTGGATCTATCAGAAGAAACTGATCTTTAAAATCCTCTTTTGCTACTATGACTCTTCTATCAGTGACTTTAAATCTCAA GAACTGATTCTAAAAACTCTACAAAATGCCAGCCAAGAAAAGTTTATAGCTGTTGATCTAGTCAGAAAACATGGGCTGATGTCCTGGCTGTTGAATGTGTCTAAAGGATT ATCAAGATGCCCTGACCACACGGAGCTTGTCTGTGATCTGGTGCACACTCTCTGGATCACCTTGGCTACAATGAACTATGCCACATCTTCACCTGGCACTTTGACCAAACCTGGTGATGGTTGGAGGGCTACAGAGGTGGACAATGACATTGTGGAGGAGGATGTTGAAATGCAAGATGAAAACAAAGACAGAAAACTGGACAAGAAAACCAAGATCACCAGTGGTCAGTCTGCCAATGTTCCAACATCTACCAAGGTGGAAATGGGTTTAGTGGTCAAGTGTATTATCTGGACTTTAAG AAATCCTTCCAATCAAAGTCTGTTGAAGCTGTTAGAGGTCATGAATATGTTGTTGTCTCCTGACACTCAAGTTGAGCCCACACTGGAATGGAACAGAAAGACAGTCTGTTGTGTCAGTCTTAGCTCAGTAGAGGCCAGCCTCCTGTTGTACCATGCTGCCAACATATTACAGTTACCCAGAATTGCAGTGAAGGCTGCTGAACTCTTGAAACAGGAAGGAGTTGTTCCAGAGACACTATTGACTAAAGTTACTTCAAGACCAGAGATCACATTAACAAAGAGAGATCACTCTAAAACAGAAGATGTCACTGAAGCAGATGATCTTAATGATGATTCATTACTAAATAACACTGTAGGGGAACTCACTGATGAGCTGTTCAAGACAGAACAGGATGCTGACCTACATAAGACGTTCagttttgaagaaaaacaaaaactgctGTATTTAGTCTGTAGAATATCAAATGTGACCAGGACACTTCAGTTTGTATGA